A genomic window from Punica granatum isolate Tunisia-2019 chromosome 2, ASM765513v2, whole genome shotgun sequence includes:
- the LOC116198205 gene encoding ras-related protein RABF1: MGCSSSLPDRNSGRLSGLNSENSGATDAKNLRVKLVLLGDSGVGKSCIVLRFVRGQFDPTSKVTIGASFLSQTIALQDSTTVKFEIWDTAGQERYAALAPLYYRGASVAVVVYDITSPESFQKAQYWVKELQKHGSPDMVMALVGNKADLLENREVSDQDGMEYAEKNRMFFIETSAKTADNINQLFEEIAKRLPRPASS, from the exons ATGGGCTGCTCCTCCTCCCTTCCAG ATAGGAACTCGGGAAGGTTGAGTGGACTCAATTCAGAGAATAGTGGAGCAACTGATGCAAAAAATCTGCGCGTCAAG CTAGTATTGCTTGGTGATTCAGGCGTCGGTAAAAGTTGTATTGTTCTCCGATTCGTTCGTGGTCAGTTCGATCCAACATCCAAG GTCACTATTGGAGCATCATTCCTGTCTCAGACTATAGCATTGCAAGATTCGACGACAGTCAAGTTTGAAATATGGGATACTGCCGGTCAAGAGAG GTATGCAGCTCTTGCACCACTTTACTATAGAGGTGCTTCAGTAGCAGTGGTGGTTTACGATATAACAAGCCCTGAATCTTTTCAGAAGGCCCAGTATTGGGTAAAG GAGTTGCAGAAACACGGTAGCCCTGATATGGTGATGGCTTTAGTTGGCAATAAGGCTGACCTTCTTGAGAATCGAGAGGTCTCTGACCAG GATGGCATGGAGTATGCTGAGAAGAATAGGATGTTCTTCATCGAGACATCTGCAAAAACTGCAGATAATATAAACCAGCTGTTTGAG GAAATCGCAAAGCGACTGCCGCGCCCAGCCTCTTCGTGA